TATTCCCAACAATTTGGAGTAGATTAtaatgagacctttgcacctgTTTCAAGACAGGATACAATCAGAACAATTCTTGCTCTTGCAGCACATCGTAAGTGGAATATTTACCAGCTCGATGTAAAATCTGCTTTCCTAAATGGATTCCTCGAAGAAGAAATCTATATagagcaaccaccaggattcatAATAAAAGGAAAGGAGGACAAAGTCTTGAGATTAAAAAAGGCTTTGTATGGACTGAAGCAAGCTCCACGAGCATGGTATAGCCGAATCgataaatattttcatcaacAAGGATTTAAGAAAAGTCCGAATGAAGCAACCTTATACATTAAACTGGAAGGACCTGACATACTTATTCTTTCCCTTTATGTTGATGACCTTATTATTACCAGAAGTAACCTTTCAATGATTACTAAATTTAAGGAACAGATGATGAAGATGTTTGAAATGACAGACCTCGGATTAATGAACTATTTTTTAGGAATGGAGATTGATCAAAGAAAAGAAGGCATCTTCATTTGTCAGAAAAGATATGCAAGTAACATCTTGAAGAAGTTTAAGATGGATAAATGTAATCCAATTTCAACTCCTCTggctcaaaatgacaaattgAGCAAAGATGATAACTCAGAAGAAGCGGATGTTAAGCGTTATAGAAGTATAATCGGTAGTTTACTATATTTAACTGCTACCAGACCAGATTTAATGTTTGCTACAAGTATATTATCCAGATTTATGCAAAACCCAAGGGAAGTACATATGAAAGCTGTGAAAAGGGTACTACGCTATGTAAATGGTACTACAGACTTTGGAATATGGTTCAAACCTACTGAAAATCCCGAACTGATTAGATATTCAGACAGTGATTGGGCGGGATCAGTAGATGATATGAAAAGCACCTCTGGATACGCATTTTCACTTGGTAATTGTGTATTCACATGGCTAAGCCAAAAACAGGATACAATTGCACAATCGACAGccgaagcagagtatattgcagCATGTTCGGCAGTAAATCAAGCGATATGGCTTAGAAGGATTCTATCAGAACTGGGTGAAAAACAAAAGTCAGCAACTAAGATTTATTGCGACAGCACATCGGCAATTGCTATTGCAAAGAACCCGGTTCAACATAGAAAGACAAAGCATATCAAGATAAAATACCACTTTGTTCGAGAAgctgaaaataaaagaaaaatcagCCTAGTTCACTGCAGTACAGAAGATCAACTagctgatatttttacaaagccACTTCCAAAAGCAAAGTTTGAATCTCTAAGAAATAAGCTTGGCATACAGAAGAAGTTCTTCAAGGAGGAGTGTTAAACAGTGAATAACTTCTTTagtgaataaataaaatacaggtttatattcattaaatataaaGCTTTAACAATAAAGGCTGTAAACCAATATAAATAACAGCCACCAATATAAGTGGTGGTATAGGTATAAGTttactatatttatattcaaccCAACAATATAAATAGGattgtataatttgtaatcaatTAAGTAGAAGAGTTATATCTTTTATAAACACATTTTATTCTCTTTTATCTTCTCTGCACTATCAGCACAATTATCTGAAATATCTAGCTAACAAACCTACAAACAAGTGATTAGAACAATTATATTTAGTGATTGCTTCATTTTCTTCagttaaataaatacatatatacacattacCTTCTGATCATCACCACCACTATTAATTCCGGCCATCACCAAACTGAACAATTTAGTACAAATAGGGggcaataatttatttatttaaaaatacaataaaaagaGCATATATTCGTTTAGAGATTAAATAGATCTAGAGGTGAGAAAAGAGATTAAGGTTAGCAAAGAGGCTGCCGGAAAACATGAACAAGGATgaagagagaaagaagaagcTATGAGTAGAGGGGTGGAGTAAGCAGCAGTATGTTTGAAGAAGTGGGAGAACAACGATGGAGATGGCGATGGGCATAGGGTTGGGGTCGGGGTGGGGGTGGTGGTCAGGGTCGGGTAAGGGTGGCTGAGGTAAAGATGGTGGGTTGCTGGGCAGGAGTGGGCTTGTTTTATTTAGTGATTAATCGATGTGATTTACTGATTGGGTTTAGTGACTAGGATGGTGTCGTTTTATTTAGTGATTAATCGAAGCAATTTAGTGATTGCGTTTACTAGAAACGGTCGAAAATATAAATTCGACTACTTCTGATAGAAAATATTTTTCGATCGGAAATGGTCGAATTTATATTTGCGACCTTAAACGGtagaatttatattttcgaCCAGAAAACCATGAAATTTCTTATAAACCGAATTGCGGGAAAATTTCCACCGCACAGATATTTTGACCGGCTATTATTTTCGACCAAGTCCATGGGCGGAAAAATCTGGAGGGTTATTTTCGACCAATTAATTTTGACCGGCCTTAAATTCTTCTGTGTAcagtcaaatatattattttcgacCGAATTTTTTTTCGACCGTTAACGTTCCAAAATAACgtccggtcgaaaatagccgtttttcttgtagtgtgatTGGGGCTGGTTTGTAGTTTAAaggtggtttgtatttgagcaacttccgatatatatacacaccatTTATTTTATGGATAACCATCTTCTATAGGGTCACGTCGAGAATCATTTGGTTCTACTTTAAAAACtccaataatattaaaattattcttaattaaattttgattacgAAGTTTAATAGTAATCATACATAAAATGTATAAACAATTTAACACATACAATCTATGTTaagaaattgatttttaaatttcgtTCTTTTCAGAACCACTTTGGAAGACTATGCATGGTTGAACTATAGAACTAGTTTCTCCATTACGATtatttttcaacattttttgGGGAAAAAATGTTCAAAGAAATACAttcttaaaagaagaacaaagaagaaaaCGATAGAAGTTTATAAGAAATTTCatgtaaaatttgaattaaaattacaattttaagttaattaaccTTTCACCATCAATAATAATAGCATCCAacatgtttaataataaatatggattaaaaataacacattctaTGTAAAGTTCACCGTgtcaaatatatacatatgacgATTCCATTctatattctataatatttcatattaataatttagattaattttgatgttagatttcatgtataaaaatttaattggtGTTATATACTAATTAATAATCTTAAACATCAGTGTGTGTAATAAGCCTAATTAGgggataatttggtcgcatgttCATGTTAGTATCAAAAGGCTTATCCTCTGTTCGATCATATACAAGATAAATAAGTACCATTAAATtagaaaacaaataataagtcaACTAAAATCTACTTggatatttatgatttattatcctaatccaaaacaaattttgtttttgacatgtttatgattttttatatccaaattaaatattacccACCAATTTTAATTCTAGAAGCATATAAATCACACCATtacaaaactaattttattttatatatttgcttaaaaaacatattaaacaaaaataatattattcaaaatatatatactatactatactatactatactataataaggcaacatgggtataatttgtcgtcgtccaaaattttggtttggtcatgtgCAAAAACactactatactataaaaagccaacataggtataatttgtagtcgtacaaatttttggtttggtactctcctctaaaactaaaagtctacaattgtattattaaacagtttcatatactaaaaacactccttataaAGAGTTTCATATACTAGAAACAttccttatgtatattaatatctttttattaaactggttttcaaataaattcataatttgtagtcgtacaaatttttggtttggtactctcctctaaaactaaaagtctacaattgtattattaaacagtttcatatactaaaaacactccttataaagagtttcatatactaaaaacactccttatgtatattaatatctttttattaaactggttttcaaataaatttttttgtgcattatcatataatatttcatataaaaaattataatgacgttataaataaaattataaatatataattttgaatattttttttctaaaagacatacaaataattagagacgctacttttaattataacgtatcctgctcgaaatttaactctaacgtgttctattttattacaaacactagccattacgtaacatatgagCTAGGTTGTTTCTTGTTCCTTCTCATCTTCAGTGAAGCTGCGTGTTTGAATTGAATTTGACTTTGTAATTTTTGCCTATGCTGTGATCACTTGCATAACATTTCTAAGAGTTTTGGTTGGTGGTTGATATTTGTGTTCATTGAAAGCTTCTTGGTCAACCGGATATTAAAGTTACTCTtgaaatatatcttttttttatatgttcattaTGCTCTcgatttaatttttgtttgtcCTTTTGTGAAActtgattttgttaaaattGGAATGTAGAGATTGTTGGTACCACAATCCTAGACCATCGTTGAAATTAATGCTATTATAATAGAAgatgagttgtttgtgtttgaattgaaaaaatttaaataataaatgatatgtgAGAATCTAAAAAGAGAGTATaggttattttaaaataatctaaGAAATTGTCATTACGTAAAAACGGATTTGATAGAGTTGGATACTACCATTAAAAAGTACGATATTATACAAAaagaaattgttaattacgCTCTGAATATATAGCATGTGATTAATCACTTCggaatcttaaatattttagttgaagttgattatttgttaaataatCATCGTCAAAGATTACCGTGTACTAGAAATTTAATCTTGAAGATGAGGGCAagtgaaataatttatttgtgtgCGTGAATCAAAATTTATCGTTGAAAAAGACGATGTTGTTCTCTAGTAATGCTCGGTATAGAGAGCAAGTGAAACGTTGATTTATTTGTGTAGTTGAATacaatattagtattttaatcaaTGATATAGATGGATGGTGGTTTGACTTGGGTGCGACCCTGCATATTGGAAAGTGAAATGAATTGTTTCAAATCATTCGGAAACTGTTTGCGtattttggttttaattttaaatcttgTTGATAGATTTAAAATGGTATTTATATTGATGTTACGAAATTGAGCTGGTCCATTTTTATATGGAGccgaaaaattaattatttcaagaCAATATCaaattattgttgaaaatttgtGGAAAAGACAATTTTATATCAGAAATTTTGTGACACTCAGAATAGAGTGGATAAATTGAAATGTAAGTAATGTGTATAAATGAATTATTATTTGAGATATGGATGATTATTTGAGATATGTATTTGATTAAATCCGATCAAAATAATGAATCAAATCTGAATATTGAGAATGTACCACTGTATGTGGTTAGAAATAATTTAGAGATTGAGAATTTTATCAGAGTGAATGGAAGGGTATTATGTTTGaagatatttttacatattttgacacgaatattgaaatgtttttgtGATAAAATTGTAAGAATTTTTATTGATGAGTTTGTGAGAATCTGATTCAGAGAATCTTAAaagtaaaattgaatatatgaaATGTGGGAGCTATATGTTTTTCTTAAAGATATAAAATTCAGAAGTTGCTAGTAAATTTTGGAAAGAAATTATGAATAGAAATTTGTTAACATATGATATGTGCAAGTGGTTGGAATTTCGATAATTTTTGTATGTAATCCATTGACGTGACTTGACATATTTAGTGAGACTTGTAAGTAAAATTGTAAGACGAGCGAGTTAaggtaaaaattattatgatgaAGTACTTGATGAGTACAttatataaattagttattaGGCAGACATGCCTTAACTTATTGATTAATATGGTTCATATATCAAAGATGATACTAATAAATTAATTTCGagaaatcaatttaattttgttgaaaCTGAAAGTAAGAGAAAAATGTGAACCAATCAACCAATCAAAACATACATGTAGTTAATCTCCTTATCGGTCAAAAAACCCCAAGCTAgtacaaaattataattgttGTCTAGCGTCGCGATTGTCGTGTTAGTACTCTGAAATTTGTCAAGAATCTTGAAGGATAATGGTTAGCGCGATTATCTTGTAGGGATGAGGTACTTTAGAAGGGGACACTGGTGCATACGAGCCTGTTTATCTTGGGTGGATTAGGTTTTggttttaacttttttaattaaaatggagCTTTAATTTGGAACCTTTGATTAGACTATCATCCAATGGTTAAGACTTAAGTCTCTAATGACTCCAATTATATATGTCCTCAAGGAGCCCAACTCTTCTGTAATATATATGTTGCTAATGCAAAAgatataaattatgaatatttatatatatatcatgggACTTCAAACTTAAAAGAAAGATCAATCAGCTTCATCTTTTTTTACTGAATTTAATAATGTCGTAACAATGTTTTAATCGTCCCATAAATATGGGATCCTAACTGGACATTAGGGGATCATAAGCTAATCAGAAACTCAAAAATTGGCATTTGAAATATATCTTGCCCCCTTAACCCATTTCGCTGGAACTGCGTTATCAACTTCAATAGATTTCCCGGACGAGGTAGTAATTCTGAAGGAGAGTGGGCCTTGAGTTGCACGGTTAATGTTAGCACTCCATGTTGCACCCCAGGATTGTTTCATTGGAATCCAGCCAGAATTTGCGGGTTTGAGCTGCATAGAGCCAATGTCACCGTCTCCATTGATGCTTTCAACTGCACACGCAAAATAGTTGGGATTGATACCTTTGTCAATTTTGAACGCGATTTTTGCACCCTGATAATTGCATGGCACCCTGGAAAAACATTAAAAAGATTAGACAAAactgaaaaaataattacaaattaaaagatacTGTGGTTTTCGATACCTTCTGAATTGGATATCGACTCGTCCTCGTTGGCGGAGATTATTTTCTTGTCCAGGTTTAGCCATTGCCCCGAAAGCATGTCCACTCAAGTCGAAATGAAATGGTACATCGTCACAATGTCCAGGACATTCATCTGTGATGGTTACAGTGATTGGTTTGCCCGAGCATAGGTCAGCTGAGCATTGCATCTGCATATATAGTTAATTTGTCcatgtcaatatatatattaataataatgctGGATTCGATATAAGAAGAAGAAATCGATGTTAGTTTACCTGAAAACACTGACCACAGCCATGTCCTTTGAGGAAGATCTTGGCATTTCCGGCAGATATCATGCCTGAGTATGGAGGTTGTCCGACATCTGTGTCAAATCCGCAAGCTCCTCCTATATTCAtatcataattaataaaaaaaacaaagggTTTCACACAAATATGTCGATGTTTAAAAACATAGTGTTATTAcgaaattattaaaattcagTTTATTACCACTTCCAGGGCCATTAGCAGGTCCATACCATGTAGCCAAACCAGGTGCAAAACCCTGTCCAAAGCTCAGGGAAATCTGCATAAAAATTACTGATAAGTTGATCAGTAGAATAGAAATAGGTATATCATATTTGAGATTAAAGGCCATTGTTTTATGTATCCGATCCACTTATAACTAAGCTTGAGTTGCAAAATGAGTAAAAACAGTCAAACTCAAGTGGAGCGATGAATTGGTATTGGATGATGAAATTTGCATGcaaatatgaatgatatatatagagtttATTTGGTTAACAAGTAAATGCACACAGTTACCACTTTTAAGGAATTTTAGGATTATGCTAAtagtattaattaattggaattCTATCCAGTTACCATATTTTAggaattttaggatttttataTTGGGTAATTGGAATTTTAGGATTATGCAGTTACCATATTTTAGGAATTTTAGGATTATGCTAGtagtattaattaattaagattttatGCAGTTACCACATTTTAggaattttaggatttttataTTGAGTAATTGGAATTTTAGGATTATGCAGTTAGGcatcggatttggatcggatctagctaattccatatcctaatccatttaaatttatcggattcggatcggatcggatcaggagtcggatattttacaagtcaatccatatccggtccactcggatcatggataatcagatcggagccccgatccactaaaaattatgaaatatattttttcaacgTGAACGATGTTTTAACTTCCATAcaaaaaaagtaatattttctagttatattaattcataaactttagcgtaataagtaaaaaaaaactaataaagcagtatttaataaaaactttgtAGGTTGTTCCTATAAAAACTTCAACACAGAATTTATCAACtaaatagaataataataaataagttgcttaatacttttggaggaagcaaattatgatttgctcctctattaataaggattaaaatcgataaatatgttttaaataCAGAACCAGGTGATTGAGGAGGTTTTAAGTGGAAGAGTTAGCTCTTGTGTTTATACTCACTCTACATTAAAAAGagtgattattagattaaccgGATAACAAGAGTGAGAGCCATGTCAAGAATTAGGAGCGGCTGAttgattataagaaaatatgatttaggaTTTTGTCTtgtatctttagaaattttttattttatatataatatattaataataatatattatattataatacattataaattatataatatagttaagcaTGAATGGGGTCGGATCGTTAACAAATCGGATTTGACCATATCCATATCAATTTtttatcggatcggattattagcaGATCGGATTGTTTTGATAAGGATCCATAgccatttatttaaccacggatcggatcgggtcggatcggatatccgatccatttacaggcctaTACGCACTTACCACattttagtaatttatatttttatctatgAAATCCAAGTGTATTCAATTcagatttgaaaaaatatatgagaatattgaGATATTCAATTACGATTTTAAATTATGGGGCAAAAACTGGTTCTATTTaaacatgattttaaattatattttaaaattggatgatattcaattgggatatTTAAAATCTATCAAATGTTGACTGATTTTTTTTagacttcataaaatgataattttgtgagattgttgagtgtattttaaaatatttgaaattccaCCAAAATATATGAGATCTTAAAACATTGTGTTTAAGTCGACTATCATCAACTTTGCAACATTTTataacataaaatcaaaatcagatacaattcattaaaatccttaaactaaaatctattaaaatctcaattgaatatctcaTAGAATTAAATTGGTATGGATCTGGGGATAAGTGGTTACAAATTAATGTGGTAATAATTAACTAGAGATTTAGCATAATTAATGAAAGGACTTTTTGTTTACGTGCCTCGGATAAATAGTATAAACGGTATTTAAATTTCAAAGATTAGTGCATCACCagctaaattaaaaattttaattaaaaacatataaaaatactaattaaaaattataaggtTCGCCTCCaactatatatacatttttatttgCTACATTTGTTGAAACTACAGAGGTTATCTTATCTGTTACCACCTTTTAGGATAATTGCGTGtcatattttatcatatatattaaaataatatatgccCAACTctatgtattttttatatatagaaaaaactTCTATGgagattatatattttggagGCTTTAGAGACTTAATCAC
This genomic window from Daucus carota subsp. sativus chromosome 7, DH1 v3.0, whole genome shotgun sequence contains:
- the LOC108194416 gene encoding expansin-B18-like is translated as MAFNLKYDIPISILLINLSVIFMQISLSFGQGFAPGLATWYGPANGPGSGGACGFDTDVGQPPYSGMISAGNAKIFLKGHGCGQCFQMQCSADLCSGKPITVTITDECPGHCDDVPFHFDLSGHAFGAMAKPGQENNLRQRGRVDIQFRRVPCNYQGAKIAFKIDKGINPNYFACAVESINGDGDIGSMQLKPANSGWIPMKQSWGATWSANINRATQGPLSFRITTSSGKSIEVDNAVPAKWVKGARYISNANF